A window of Otariodibacter oris genomic DNA:
TTCACCTTCTCTTTTAACAAGTTGAGCTAACTGAGGCCGCTGATCATCTTGTTGACTAAAATACCATCCAGCCAACACAGCAACAACCAAGAGTAATATTATATTTAACCGTTTATTCATATTATCTCTACTGAATTGAGTACCTTCCGATTATAGCATATTTTTTTATAGCAACCATAGGCACTAAGCATAAGGAATAATTCCTATATCTTTAGACATTATCATTTTAAATAAATTTATTACGTAATAAAAAAACCTTAGATAAAAATCTAAGGTTTTTATGTATAAACCTAAAAGATATTAGATAAATTATTGTGCTGCTTTTAGCTCTTGATAATATTTTTCATAAAGCTCAATTGCCTCGCCTACATCATCTTGCCAATGACTTGTTTTTAGCACTTCTGAAGGCGGATAAATCGCAGGATCTTCAGTAATTTCTTTAGGTAAAACATCTAAAGCTTTCATATTTGATGTTGGGTAACCAATTGCTAACGTTAACTTCTCTGCAACAGGCGCACTTAAAAGGTAATTAATTAACTTATGTGCACCATCTGGATTTTTTGCGTTAGCCGGAATTGCTAATGTATCAACCCAAAGGACTGGTCCTTCTTTCGGAAAAACCATATCTACGGGTGCTTGTTCTTTTTTCGCAATACGTACAGAACCATTCCATAATTGTCCTACGCTTACTTCACCAGAAATGAATGAGTTTGCAGGGTTATCAGAACTAAATGCAAGCACATTTGGACGCAATTTTAGTAACTCTTCATACGCAGCTTTAATCACCTCTGGATCTTGAGTATTCGGATCTTGACCTAATTTTAAAAGTGCAATATTAAATACTTCACGAGCATCATCTAATAATTGGACACTATCTTTAAATTCAGGTTTCCATAAATCACTCCAAGAAGTGAAATTGCTACCTTGATAGTCATCTGTATTAAATGCAATACCTGGTGCACCTAATAACTGAGGCAATGAATATTTATTACCTTTGTCATACGCTTGATCCAACCAATCAGGATTAAGATCCTTAATTACGGGTAATTTGCTATGATCTAGCTCTAATAACATTCCTTCACGTCCCATTTTAGACACGAAATAGTTACTTGGCGCAATAACATCATAACCACCATCTTTGCCTTGAATCTTTAATTTAGCATACATTGTCTCATTTGATTCAAGACTTGAAACTTCAACTTTAATACCAGTTTCTTCGGTAAATTTGTCCAGTAATCCTTCTGGTACATATTCAGTCCAAGTATATAAATGTACGGTATCTTCCTCTGCCATTGCATTTGCACTTAGCATAACCATACCTGATGTTAAAGCCACAGCCCATTTTTTCATTTAAGTTTTCTCCCAGAATGAGTAAAAAAGCGGTTGGATTGCTCCAAAAGTTTACCTATATCACTATACAGGTAGGGGGGCATTCTAATTGCCCCCCTATATTTTGCAAGCCTTTTATATAATACCCGCCTAAATTTTAGGCAAAATCACATGACAACTACATCAAATTGATCTTGATGATAGTAAGGTTCTATCTTTATCTCGACTTTTTTACCTAAAAATACCTCTAACTCTGCAAGTAATGCGTGAGACTCTTCGTTAATTAAATATTCACCAACACTTCGAGAAGCATAAACCACATATCTCTCTGTCCGATATAAGTGATGTACTCTTACAATTTCCCGCAAAATTTCATAACAAACTGTTTCAACAGTTTTAATCGTTCCTCGACCTTTACAAGAAGAACAGTCACAACACAATATTCGTTCTAAACTCTCTCTTGTTCGTTTACGAGTCATTTCAACTAATCCAAGTTGAGTAAAGCCATTCACATTTGTTTTAACTCTATCTCCTTTTAGCGCTTGCTCTAATGATTCTAAAACACGTTGTCTGTGTTCTTCCTCTTGCATATCGATAAAATCAATAATAATGATACCGCCAAGATTTCTGAGCTGAAGTTGATGAGCAATTGCCTTAGTTGCTTCGATATTGGTATTAAAAATAGTATGCGCTAAATCTCGATGACCAACAAAAGCCCCTGTATTAATATCTATAGTTGTCATGGCTTCTGTCTGTTCAATAATCAAATAACCGCCTGATTTTAAATCAACACGTTTATCCAATGCTTTTTGAATGCCTTCTTCTACACGGTAAACATCAAATAATGGCTGTGTACCACTATATAAATTTACATTTTCGGATAATTCAGGCATAAATTCCGTAAGAAACTCCTTAACTTGTTCATAAGTTATCTTTGAATCAATTTGAATAGATTGAATATGCGTTCCAACAAAATCACGCAATACTCGCTGTGCTAAGGCTAATTCACCGTATAACATACTTTTTGTTACATATTTCGCTTTACGCTCTAAAACCTTTCGCCACAATCGTTTCAAAAAAGCAGCATCTTGTTCTAAGCTTTCTTCAGTTACATCCTCTGCTGCTGTTCGAACAATAAAACCACCTAATTCATCACAATAAGGTTCAACTAACGATTTTAGACGTTCACGTTCAGATTCACTTTCAATACGCTGAGATACACCAACGTGACTATTTTCTGGCATAAAGACTAAATAACGTGATGGTAGAGTAATATCGGTTGTCAACCTAGCTCCTTTAGTACCTAATGGATCTTTGACAACTTGTACAACAATATCTTGCCCTTCTCTGACTAATTCACTGATATTTTTAACAACAAACTGCTTTTTCTCATTTTCCCCCACACACTCGGTGTGTGAAACAATATCGGAAGCATGCAAAAAAGCTGCTTTATCTAATCCTATATCAACAAAAGCGGACTGCATTCCTGGTAAAACTCGTGTAATTTTTCCTTTGTAAATATTACCAACAATACCCCTTTTAGTTTCTCTCTCTATATGGACTTCTTTCAATACACCGTTCTCAACTAGAGCGACTCTCGTTTCGCTTGGCGTCACATTAACTAATAATTCTGCGCAATTCATTAGATATTCTTATCCTGATTATCAATAGTATCGACATTAAACTTAAAAAAATTATTACATGCAATAATCTGAATCAAAGAATAAGCAATAAAATAGTGTATTGATAAAAATTTAAATATAAACCGCCTATAAACTAGTAAATTACTCAAATAGTTAAAATATGCGATAAATTTAATTTGACATTATCATAAGAAAAAGTTATTTCTATATACGTTTTTGCGATTAGCAAAAAAGTCATGATTTATAAAAATCATAGCGGGAGAGGCGCAACATTCAGGTAACTTATCTTAGGAAACTAGGCCGTTTGAGGATAAGCCATGGGAATGATTGCCGAGGTGTGGATTCACTAGATAGGAATTTAACATCGGCTGAGTAGGTTGAATCTTGCCAGCTGTCGTTTGAAACAGTGGTTTAAAAAACAGTGGTTTTAGAAACAATAGTTTTAAATGGAGTGCTCTGAAATAACTTTTACCCAATGTACTCACCAACATTTTTTCTATTCCATTTCCACCCTCAAAATATCTGCAAACATAATTTAAATAATATAGGAAAATGCCTTATGTCTCATCTCTCTGTTGCAAAATTTGGTGGTACCAGTGTTGCTAATTATGAAGCAATGTCTGCTTGTGCCAATATTGTTGTTAATGACCCAAATACTCGAGTTGTTATCTTATCAGCATCTGCTGGTGTAACTAATTACTTAGTAGAACTAGCTAATGGTTGTTCACATGATAAAAGAGCTGAAATTCTCTCTGCGCTGAAAACTATCCAATTTAATATTATTAATCAATTACAAAATCCTGATGCTGTTACTTCCCAGATTGAAGAATTACTTGATCAGATTGAAGCATTGGCAATGTCAGCCAGCCTTGCAACATCATTGGCTCTCACTGATGAGTTAATTAGTCATGGTGAAATGATGTCCACCTTAATTTTCACTCAGTTGTTAATTGAAAAAAACTTTCCTGCTCAATGGGTTGATATTAGAGAAATTATTGCAACAGATAGTCATTTTGGAAAGGCTAGACCAAATGATGAATTGACTCAACAACAATCAGATAATCTGCTTAAACCGTTAATTGAAGAAGGCAAAATTATTATTACGCAAGGATTTATCGGTCGAGATGAGGAAGGAAAAACAACAACGTTAGGTCGTGGTGGAAGTGATTATTCTGCCGCCCTACTTGCTGAGGTATTACATGCAGATGATGTACTCATTTGGACTGATGTACCTGGAATTTATACGACCGATCCAAGAATCGTACCCAATGCACAACGCATTGAAACTATTAGCTTTAATGAAGCAGCTGAAATGGCAACATTTGGCGCCAAAGTCCTCCATCCTGCAACATTGCTTCCAGCGGTTCGCAGCAATATCCCTGTTTATGTGGGATCAAGTAAAGCACCAGAACAAGGTGGAACATGGGTAACAAGAGATCCCCAACCTCGCCCGACATTCCGAGCTTTAGCACTACGCCGTAATCAGATTTTACTTACATTATCGAATCTAAATATGTTACACGCACAAGGTTTTTTAGCTAATGTATTTTCTATTCTAGCCAAATATAAAATATCAGTAGATGTGATTACCACATCGGAAGTCAGTATTGCATTGACATTAGATAAAACAGGATCAGCATCTTCTGGAGCAGATATATTATCTGAAGATCTGTTAAGTGAATTGAGACAATGTTCACATGTTAAAGTCGAAGAAGATTTAGCACTCATTGCAATCATTGGTAATAACCTACACTCACAATCGGGAATTGCGAAAAAGCTATTTAATACTCTTTCAGATCACAATATTCGTTTAATTAGCTGTGGCGCAAGTAGCAATAATGTATGTACTTTAGTGCATAATGAAAATGCTAATACGATTATCAAGTCACTTCATTCAGAATTATTTGAGTAAATGAGAATAAAAAATGGGGGATAATTATTACTCCCCCATTATTATCAATACTCCAATAAAAAAGTATTGCTAC
This region includes:
- a CDS encoding extracellular solute-binding protein codes for the protein MKKWAVALTSGMVMLSANAMAEEDTVHLYTWTEYVPEGLLDKFTEETGIKVEVSSLESNETMYAKLKIQGKDGGYDVIAPSNYFVSKMGREGMLLELDHSKLPVIKDLNPDWLDQAYDKGNKYSLPQLLGAPGIAFNTDDYQGSNFTSWSDLWKPEFKDSVQLLDDAREVFNIALLKLGQDPNTQDPEVIKAAYEELLKLRPNVLAFSSDNPANSFISGEVSVGQLWNGSVRIAKKEQAPVDMVFPKEGPVLWVDTLAIPANAKNPDGAHKLINYLLSAPVAEKLTLAIGYPTSNMKALDVLPKEITEDPAIYPPSEVLKTSHWQDDVGEAIELYEKYYQELKAAQ
- the rng gene encoding ribonuclease G; this encodes MNCAELLVNVTPSETRVALVENGVLKEVHIERETKRGIVGNIYKGKITRVLPGMQSAFVDIGLDKAAFLHASDIVSHTECVGENEKKQFVVKNISELVREGQDIVVQVVKDPLGTKGARLTTDITLPSRYLVFMPENSHVGVSQRIESESERERLKSLVEPYCDELGGFIVRTAAEDVTEESLEQDAAFLKRLWRKVLERKAKYVTKSMLYGELALAQRVLRDFVGTHIQSIQIDSKITYEQVKEFLTEFMPELSENVNLYSGTQPLFDVYRVEEGIQKALDKRVDLKSGGYLIIEQTEAMTTIDINTGAFVGHRDLAHTIFNTNIEATKAIAHQLQLRNLGGIIIIDFIDMQEEEHRQRVLESLEQALKGDRVKTNVNGFTQLGLVEMTRKRTRESLERILCCDCSSCKGRGTIKTVETVCYEILREIVRVHHLYRTERYVVYASRSVGEYLINEESHALLAELEVFLGKKVEIKIEPYYHQDQFDVVVM
- the lysC gene encoding lysine-sensitive aspartokinase 3; amino-acid sequence: MSHLSVAKFGGTSVANYEAMSACANIVVNDPNTRVVILSASAGVTNYLVELANGCSHDKRAEILSALKTIQFNIINQLQNPDAVTSQIEELLDQIEALAMSASLATSLALTDELISHGEMMSTLIFTQLLIEKNFPAQWVDIREIIATDSHFGKARPNDELTQQQSDNLLKPLIEEGKIIITQGFIGRDEEGKTTTLGRGGSDYSAALLAEVLHADDVLIWTDVPGIYTTDPRIVPNAQRIETISFNEAAEMATFGAKVLHPATLLPAVRSNIPVYVGSSKAPEQGGTWVTRDPQPRPTFRALALRRNQILLTLSNLNMLHAQGFLANVFSILAKYKISVDVITTSEVSIALTLDKTGSASSGADILSEDLLSELRQCSHVKVEEDLALIAIIGNNLHSQSGIAKKLFNTLSDHNIRLISCGASSNNVCTLVHNENANTIIKSLHSELFE